The sequence TTCAGTTTCTTTAAAAACGGTCAACTTGGAAAAACCCCAACTGGAAACACCTTTTCAAAACACTATAAACAGAGGCTAAAACAAAACGTGTACCCCAAATATTCTCATTTCTCCCCTCTGCCACTCCTCAAATTGTTCCATTCCAAAAACATTTCAATGAATTCGAAACATTTCACTACAGtcggaggaaagagaaggaagcatCTCCATTTGGATATGCCCCAAGCCTTCATCCCGGAGTTAGCTTGGTTTAAAGTGATGTTATACGTGGCAACCCAATCATCGGAAGATCTCTTCCGTATGGCATCTGTGTGCCCATTGTTCCATACTTTGGCAAACAGTCCACAAGTGTGGAACACCATTTCAATGGCAAAGTACCCATACCATCCTAGCTGGTACCGTGCCAGACCTGCGGTCCAGCATTTCTTGCAACAATGCAGGGCTTGCGATAACCCTGAGTCGATATTTAGAGAAGCATTCGAAGTTTTTTTCAGGCAGGGTAACGTGGAAGCGTTGTATGGGATGCGCATTGCAGCCACGGCAGGCCATATGGAAGCGGCATATCTAGTTGGACTACTTGGCATGTCCGGAATTGGTCAGTCAAAAGAGGATGCATTAGAATTCTTGTGTTCTTTGAATCAACGTAACAACATTGATATGAAAGGAACCAGGGATGCTTTGACACGAAGATTAAGCCGAGCATTTGTTGCAAGACATATCGTAGATATGTTTGACTATGGGAAGATTAAGTTCAATCGCTGCAGCGCTTGTAACAACAATGAATggtattttgttattcaaggCTGGCCTAGTGAAGACAAGATAAATCCTGCCTTCTGGACTTGTTGCAATCGATGCAAATGGCACCGTGAGagtattttttggttcaaGGTGATGCGTGAGTATGTTGTGCGAGGGAATCCATACCCTTTTAATTAGTTGTAGTATGTTTTTACGGTTTTTATGCATTGTGGACTTGCTTCTCTTCAGTTCTAGGTTGGCTGGCTACGTTGTACAAATGTTGTTTAAATGTTGGGTTTTAATCTATTTTGTCTGGTGTTTGTGCTGTCATAAAccgttttatatataaatgtataatatatattatatagtggaaTGATTATTGACATCATAGACGGCTACGAATGACATTTTACTGACACAGATATTTTGCACAActgcaatcttcatatttgGTAAACGAAAAGTCATGCATGGAGTAAATAGGTGTCTTTTCACCAGTGCTTGGGAATGACATTTTCCCACTTAGCATATCCCAAATGATTTGGTTACACGTTTCTTAAGCAAAACTTGAACAGTGAATGACgttgaataattttttcctGATGTTGTAGAATGGATGACTTGtatatttccattttatttttcaaaacatcccttaaacctaaaaaataaaaataaaaattaacaaattgaagaagagagaaactgaTTAGCACCAGAAATGGTCTATTAGCacggaaaataaaaattaaaaaaaaaagttgaagtaaatataattaacaaatggACAGGCTAAAaagtaatataataataataaaaataatttaggataaataataataaaattctaatataGCATAACCATGAAACAGGGAATTCAGTAGGAAGATGAAATCTCAATAAGTTTGTAGCAATTTTCGGAACATTATTGggatttttgtgtatttagttatgaattttccaagaaaaagtaataaaataataatttaaggTAAAATGCaaggatgtggccatgttgactgacgtacacttgtgcaagtggTGAAAGGTGACGGGCTGAGATCGCGTCAGGTGTTCTCTTGCAATTATTTTAGCTTTTTTAGTgcaaaaatctttgaaaaaaggtaataaatagtaggaaaattctaaaaatgcCCCGAAAATTACCCGGGCCTCCTTGTGACGTTATAAAACTAGGGGAACCTATAAATCATCCGTTTCGCaatgaaaaaatccaaattatttttacataactcactttcctcttaacCCTAATTCACTTTAACAAGTATATTTCCTTAATATTcattatataatttgtaataataCAAGAATTAGTTTCCTTTCATATATAAggatataaaataatatgttttgttataataatgtacatatataataattgNNNNNNNNNNNNNNNNNNNNNNNNNNNNNNNNNNNNNN comes from Prunus dulcis unplaced genomic scaffold, ALMONDv2, whole genome shotgun sequence and encodes:
- the LOC117613783 gene encoding uncharacterized protein LOC117613783 — encoded protein: MPQAFIPELAWFKVMLYVATQSSEDLFRMASVCPLFHTLANSPQVWNTISMAKYPYHPSWYRARPAVQHFLQQCRACDNPESIFREAFEVFFRQGNVEALYGMRIAATAGHMEAAYLVGLLGMSGIGQSKEDALEFLCSLNQRNNIDMKGTRDALTRRLSRAFVARHIVDMFDYGKIKFNRCSACNNNEWYFVIQGWPSEDKINPAFWTCCNRCKWHRESIFWFKVMREYVVRGNPYPFN